Sequence from the Pecten maximus chromosome 8, xPecMax1.1, whole genome shotgun sequence genome:
TTAGGACCCAGACGGACAGTTTTATATTGCCATTTTGCTGAAATTTCACGTCGGTACACGGCAGCACCATACTTACACTGAGATGATTTTAAGCAAGCAGAtaacatcaaatacattttatagaCCTTGGTTCGTTTCCTCCAGGGGAAATAATCCATAAACACAACCGCCAAGACAACGGTGAACATTCAGAAAAAGACCAAACGTGAGTCAGTGTCAAAGAAGATTTTTAGAAAGACGACGAGCCAAACTTTAGTAACATCTTATGGATCAAGCATTGGAGAAAGGAAAGAGCGACAGTTGTGTAAAGAAAGTCAAGCCTCtagaataatgaaattaatacgTGTATTTTAAGAACCAAGTGCAGGCAAATCCATAATACCGTAATATTGCCGTATTGATGGGTTTGATTAATAATCTTACATGGTTTTCCATCCCATGTGCGATTTATTATCGAGTAAGAATATCATTAAACAAACTAACGGCACAAGGTATAATAGTTTAACGACACATGACACAGTTCACTTCTTACACACGTGTTTTCAGTGACAGAATGTGTCTGCCCCTGTTATATTCACCATTAGGTCCTTTTTGCTGCAACATCAAAAGCCAAATCACATAATCAGTGAAGacagatacaatatatcaaaCGCCTAAATACCCACAGTATCTCACAGTAATCACACAACCTGACAAttgtaaaagaaagaaaaagtcCTGTATTCAAGATAAACGTAGTGTATGAAACAAGGAAGATTTTACCCAGATAGTGTCAATTCATGCATACAATTAACGTTTTTAATAAGGAAGGTATCCTGACAATCCTTCAGTGGTTTATGCACCGTAAACGTTGAACGAATCCTCGACAAAATTGTAAGTATAGCACATAGTACAATATTATCATAGACACATTTTATACCATAAATAAGATCGATGAAGATAAATGATTTGGTTTTAATATCTTATACAAGAGCAAATTATATCCATAGAAAAATGTTGTACCTTTAAATACTTAAACATTAGCGTAgttatatcaaattttaaaaactcTCGTCCTTCTACGACCTCCAGCGTTGTCAAAGCTGCATTATCAATCCAAATAAAAAATCTGGGTATATTAAAATACCTATCACATATTGTTTGACGATATATTAATGcaaatgatttttgtttatgCCAGAAAAGCCGTCAACATGACCTGGTCGGATGTATTACGATCTGTATTTGTGCTCCCGCTCACGGCAGGAAATCCCAAGGGAAATCAAATACGCCTTTCTGATGGAAGAACCTCTTCATTAGTCTTCAAAACATTCATTCTTTCGTTCATTCTTCTCATGGCGAAAACGATTACAGGCCCCAACGAAACCCACACCAAGTTTTTTGGATTCCATGTGATTTTGTCCATAATTGCCTTTATAGGATTGCTCTCCTATATGGCTATGATGATTGTCCTCAAGTGGAAGGGCTTCAATAAATTACTGGAACCAAGGTCTGAACGTAATACCTCTAACATCCACATCGGTTTCCTTTGGTTCTCTGGCATTGCATCAGTCGTCTTTTGTTCAATAAAATCCGGTCGACTGGCAGAGTGTGAGATTTCGTTTCTGGAGCCTAGTGTCGCTTTAAATATTTCACTGGTGGAATGTATTTACTATATCATCATGGGATTATTTCTGATAATACAGATGATTTTTCTAACATATCTAAAACCTTATCAGTTCAATAACCCCGTGAGACTTCAATACTGGATTCTGATAATTATATCGACAAACTTGACAATGTGCGCTTATGGTTTTAGAGACAGTGGCGATGAATATGTGCAAATTGGAAATAATACTTGGATTGCTCTCAATTGTACAAACCAAACATTCACACATCTGCTTGGTGTTTCTGACAAAATCCTTTCTCCAACGTTTTTGGAATGCTCTTTCCTTGCTATAACACTTGTTCAGAATTTGTTGCCCAATTGGGAGACAACCAACAAAGGAGACAGTGACGAGTTAACCGCCGTGACTGTCGATAGCGACTCTGAGAGAGAAAACGATACTACCTCATCAGAATTGAATCAACGGACTCCACTTTTAGATAATTCCCATGCATCTGTAGGCTTCAAACCGTCATTTTTGTTCTATGTCAACGCGCTCTGCTCTTGCACAGTCATCGTCGCTATTTTGATTATGTACTTAGTAAAAGTTACTAAGGGTGACGACCAAAGTCTGACGAATGCACGTACCGTGTGCGAGACATTTGCTACGTCTATGATggccatatatatacatacaggctaTTATCTCCTCTCAAAACACACGGAGCCGAACATTATTCGCGTTCCAGTATCCGGaagtgattatatatttataatatccTCGATCGGCGCACTATTTTCATGTACCTTTAGTGTTTTGATTTTTTCTCATTTTGCAAGTCCGTATAATAATGTACGTGTAGCTTTATATGTAATCATAGGGCTAATTTCCTACACACAGACAGTATTCATTCTTCATGCTAAACGCTGCAAAAGGAAACACGCCAACGAGAACATGTCTTCCCTACGATCAGTAATGCTGTTGCTTGCTATGTACAACTTCGTGTTCTGGATCATAGAAAGTTTTGTATATGGGAGATTTTACGAAGTGAACGATATAGAAAGAAACTTCCTCGGTCCTGATTTGTGGAATATTCTAGTTGGCGTAAGTCACCCCCTCTGTATCTACTTTAGTTTCACTTCAGCTCTGGAAATGTATAATCTATTTAAGAAATTCGGATGATACCATTGATGAGAAAGTGACTAGCGCTTGATGccaattttatttctatttccattgaaatgaattaaaatgacgACAGAGATCACGTGGTCCAAGTATCATTATTTCCAATGACACATATAACGTTTAACGTTTAGACTAAAGTGTTTCCTGATTCCATTTTGATACTGCtattacaataacaacattttgcTTACTTTCATTTTTCTCCCATCAATAGCCCATTGGTGCTTGATCAGGAACATTATATACCTTGCTTAATAagacttgaaaaataaacacaaataccTTACAGTGTTTACTTAATTCTGAGAGTAACTCTGTCAGACACATGCACAGATCATGGGAAAATCAGACGACAGCGTACTTCGGTTTCATGATAAGCGACCTAAGACCAATCTGACAATCGTTATCTATTCTTGTCTATCACGCACTtagtaaaattacaaaatacctGTTATCTGATGTgcctttatttattttcaaaacgaCTTTTAAACATGAAGGAAACTGTAACAAGGAAAAAACCATTCAACATAGATGAATCTTATTCTGTATAACGTTGTAATAAAGAAGATAAAACAGCATGTGGATAGCATATACATTCACAGAACTCATTTAGTATATTTACATCTGTTGGACATGTAACAAAGCTACATTACTCGTGAAAAAAACCGCATGAAATTAATCATTTGTATTGCAATTACCAAAAatgagcatatatatatattttttatgaattgaAAGATTCTTGGAATTTGCAATGGCATACGTGACTAGAAAAATCCTGAAGGGCAAAATATCCTCAAGAGCacgtcaaaatattttgataggGAATATTTATTGGAAATTTTAATAATCAAACCAATCAGGCTTTATTagtgaatgaaaaaaataatttacaagGTGTTTTGTACATATGCCATTATATGTAAAACTATTGGGGGAACAAAAGATGAATAGAGTTAAGAAAACAGAACCAAGAAGTGATGATAGTAACGTAATAACAAAATATCTTTCATCACCGGTTAGAGtaatttattatgaatatttacattatagAACAGACAGACGAGTTTGTATTCTCAAAATTGAGGGCGTGATGACTaatcaaacatataaaatgaattatctaccttttttattttgaattgtcAACATGATTAACAAACACAACATTTTATTGGTCTGTTATAATACGGAAACTTTCGTTAACAATAACACGGAAGGTATTAACTATGGACTATTAACTAAGAAGAATAAACAGTAAAACCAACAATGAAAACAGAAATCATGACTAATCTAGATTATATTACAGAGACGGAAACTATTTATGTTTTGCCTTTTATTCAAAAGCTGAACACTGGCATGCCACTCAAATATAGATTTAGACTAAGCTCTCACAAAATAGGGAGTATTTTACCacttttaaaatattgacaaaCTACTAAATAAGACTATGCATTACGTCCAGACCGGGCACCTATGAAACAAGAAATTTTCGACAAACGGTTATAGAAAGCAGAATGTTTGATTGaacgtttgaaaaaaaaatccaaaaaacaACGAATATGTAATTTCGATAAATCATAAAAGACTAGACTAAACTAATCAgaattgtttatttgtaaagCGATCCATGTGTCAGCTGTAGTATTGCAACACCTAGTGCGCGAAGATGGGACCGATAAGGATGTTTGAGATATCAATTCATATTGGAATAATTttcatttggaaaaaaaatgtacgagaaaaaaaactgatgtattttggatatatttttttcaattgacaAGGAAAATAAGTTTTCAAGTAAGAGTGTTTAAAGCCTTTTTCCCTCGACAATAAATAACGACTTCAACAATGAAGTGTTGGTTGTACAATTCTGTTGATTACACACTGAAGCGTAACGAATTTCTGTAACTTATTACgtgtttaaaataataatgaaattcaaCCAACCTATAAAAAGCCAATATTCCTCGACGTCTCAATCATTTCTTCCCCAATCACCAACAATCTATTTGCTCTTGTATGCTTTTTGGTATTCTGACATTGCTAAATTCGGCACTCCAGAAGTTTTCGGGGAGATCTGAAGATGGCACGATTTCGTTGTCTGAAATTATTCTCACTGTACAGTTCCGAAGTAGGGTTTCCAAATCAAAAGTATGTGTTTTTGGAACACAAACGCTGCTCTTCATCACTTCGTCATCGGGACCCCTACAAATAAACGGCATGTGAATAAGATCAAGTTGATGTGAAATACATTtaagataaaacaaattataagaGCACTTCTTCGAAACCTTGTCCTCGGGTTAATACGAAAAGATATTATTAATCGAAACATCATGTAGAcaagtatgaaattttaaaTACAAGCCTAATCTTTATATCAGTTAAGCattataaaatgaattaaaatcataaatgCAAGAACGACTACCGATCCTTGGAATTTGTTTATTGTCTGTGCATATTGCCTGAACAATTTCCTGTGTATACACCGTGAGCTAAActtaaatgtgatataaaatttgtgtttcattttcatttttctggTGTGCGTGTacatataacagtattacatatTCGTTAGCtttcaaaaatgtaaaaatatattaatagtcacttaaagctgacagtgcaagtagAACGGAGGGTGGGTGGTATCTACGAAACGATTTCTGAAAACTGaaacttatatattttttttaatctcagtTGGAATTTTTTTTAACGTTTTAACGTGCACTACCAGATTTAAGAAAAGTAAACACTCAATGTATTACTCGCAGGTGCGggtttatcaattaaaaaaaactaagaAGAAAAGTACGGTACACGTTTAGTGTCTTATAGATTTTACCTTTTACTCACAGGTTCGTCAATAGTCTTGGTTAAATCTGTATATGGAatcaaagaaaaagaaataaacacGAAACAATGGATTGTTCACATTATTTTCGCGAATTTTCATTGTTATTCATTTTCTTGCATCCTCtattaaaattttcaatgtcaaattacaacattttgtgtatttaaCTTTGTGACAAAGACATCATAACATATTACTTTATGTTTGAATGAAACAGAATATCGATATCGTGAAAAACTGTTGACATTAACACTGACAATACGACTCCATGATGAGAGACTATATACCGATTTCAGGCAGGTAACATGGATCAACAAATGACAGCAGTGGCTTCCCTTGGTAGAAGACCTGAGGAACAATTACAGTCCATTACAACACAACACCGCTCTACAGTGTATATCAAAGGGAAACAACATAAGAGCAGATTTCATTGTTACCTCTCAAACTCTAACAAATATCAGAGGATGATTTCACCGAGTTCTTAAATAAAGTATGGCGTGTTTGCGATGTTTTGAACATCATGAGAATGCCAATCGTATACATAACATATTTGTCCAGACTTTCATTTTGCCTTCCGACTTTATTTTCCTCTTTTTGGATTCTTTCTATCGTCCGTCTATTCAGGTGACTAAAATGAGTCTAAGAAACATCTAAAAATCGCTTTACAATCACCGAAAAACGCAGAACCTAAATCATCAGGTGTTCTAGCAAATAAAACATGTGACTAGTGAAAAATGGTCACGTCTTGACCAATAGTAATTTTGCCAAAAACATTCTTAAGTTAATTCTAACAATCCAAACAGGAACAGGACGGTGAGGTATTCGCTTATCAAATTAGTCAAAGTAACAATCATACATGGAATGGCAGAGATAATTGAAAGCAATCAGTGTTAATATCTTCAATGTGgcaaaattatatatctatagataGGTAAAAGGTATGGTTAGATATACCAAATCGTATCCATGTATTTGTTAATATTTACGTAGTACCAAACTACCTCTCTGTAAGCTCGCCTCTTCTTCACCAACACGCCGTCATTAACAGCCGACACCCACTGGACAGGGGTTTTAAACACCTCACCCCCTGGTCCTCTGATCAACCCAGACTCCATTAAGCTTCCGACATATCGGCCATGCTTAAAAACAATACGACGAAAGAGTGATTGATGAATATGACCAAATCAGAAAATCCTGTATGGTGATTCCATTAAATTACAGCCAGCAAAAATGCACACAGAGGGATAATACGAATTTGTGATATGCAGACTTAAAAACCGTGGAAAATAAGCTGATATCTCCGAAatgttgtctccttgacaagAAATTTAACGGTTTACCATAGTTTCTTGGTTGTCAAATCGTTTACATTCACTAATAAATTTAAGATTCGCTGGCTTGCTTAATTATTCAACGGTTCTGTAAACTGGCTAcccaacacaaaacatatatcaaCTAAAGTAGTGCCAGTTAAACTAATGGTATATCAATTATTTCTCCGTTTTATTCGTGAAAATATTTAACAGGCcaattaaaatacattgtaagtCAAGGATATATCTCAGAATTATCACGGATATAAATTGCTTACTGTGAATTTAAGTATTATTAGACagttattgaaaacaaaaacttccGTTGGGTCAATCAAACTAATGTGAGAATTTATCAATggaaatatcaatttcaatttgcCTCTTGACAGATATGGATTTGTACTTCACCTGTGATTCTGTGACAAGGCAGCCCTTAGCAGGTATAAGAACACCGCGGTCTATTAGAGTTCCAAGAGATGGATATTTGGGATGCAACTGTGTGTTATAAGGCTCTTCAGGCTccttttcaaattaaaaatggAAGATAGTAGGAAAATGATGGCTGTACATTAGACGAAAGTTTGCAATTATAGAATTGTCGCTTATCAAAGATTATAGTGTGTTCTTCTCAATACACTGACCTGAAACACTGCCGTAACCTGTGGCACTTCAACATGTTTGGTGTGTGGCTCTCTGAGATGCTTCGACACTGGGTCTGGAACTTCATATTCAGTCGTTTGATGCCTCTGACTTTCAGCCAAAAGTCGTCTTTGCTGGATTCGTCTACTGATTTCCTTTGATTTGACAGGAAACACATCACTACATGATGCAGTACTCGGCGAAATATTATCAACAGCAGTTGAATTCTGTAATGTTGGAGATTTGAACATACGATCATATGGCGGTATCTGTCTGTTAGATGGAGGTGGGGAGCTGGACATTATTGTTGAAGAATTTAACTGCGGTTTCACTACTACAGGTGGCATAAATCTAGGCTTGGACTTTGCAGTTGCCGGTTTGGTGCCTGGAGCTGGAGTACACATTCGAACGCTTGGAGTAATAACAGTTCTTGAAAATGAATCCTTAGCCTTCAAGCTTGGCGGTACGTTTTGTTTTCGAGCGACCAAATGTGACGCCGTCTTCGATGTTTTCTTGCCATCAAATTGCTGAATTAATGATAAGAATAAATCTTCATCACTTATCATTTGTCCGCGCTAATAAATTGAGAgtgcaataaaatatattcaacatTTGAAGCAAAATATGTGTCCGTATTTTACAATATATGTGTAACACAATGTTAAATTATATCAGCTGAGTCAGGCTACACTTGAACAATTAAATGCATTTTTCGCCTATACAGTTTTAGTGAAAATTGGAAAAAAGTACTTTGATGAcgtttgttttataaaatattgtgtttttgtctGTTGAACATGACCCAAGGAAAAAATGTGCGGAGGAGATTCAGAAAGTATGTATGtgaacatttttatattgttttatcagCTACATAGTGAAATATTGTAACCAACCTGAGTGTTCAGTCCAGCTTTACTGAGGGAGGATATTTTGTAAACTTGTAGAGATGGTCCTGCTTCGCTAGAAACTTCAAGTCTGTTGATGTGGGCTCTCGAAGATCCTTCCTCAACACAACTGCTTGACTGTACACAACCATTGGTCCTTTTATTGAAACACGTACTTGATTGTACCAGATGTGTAGGGCCAGCAGCACGTCCATCTACGCGGATACTTGGTTGCATTGAAGCACTCATCTCCTGTGTACCAGGTGGCATCGGAGCAGGCTGATCCACGACATGAGCATTTGGTTGCACTGGGGAAGGTCTTGCCTTGATACCGGTAATTGGCGGTGCCTGGTCCAATTGCGTTACCAGACAAGTGTTTGACTCCTGAAGAGAATCAGGTGGATTGAAATTTGACTTTTCTTGTGACAGAGAACCTTCAGAAGAGTTCGTCAATACATTACTAGTATGTTCATGTCTCGGCCTCGATAACGTACTGTTTTTGTCTATCGAGCCATTCTTGTTGAAACTCTTTCTCGTTAGCGACATCACCTCGCTgttttgtggtatattttctcTTAAAGAAACATCGTTTGTATAACCTAACAGTAAACTTTGTGAGCATGATTTTGTAGTAAGACGGGATGATTCAGATGACTGTGTGTCATGCATTCGTGTTTCCTTTCCCTCTGGATGGAGTAACGGTTATTTGGCTCGACCCGGTCATTTGACTTTCCAGATGTTGAGATTTCTCTGGCAAGCTTCCGGTTGTTATCGGATATTCAAGATCATTATTTGGATGTTCCATATCTTTTAACTTCGAGCTAAGCGTCTTTTGCCTTTGGACCAGTTGGATCAGTTGTCTCTGACGTTTCCCGAGTTGTTCAATTTCGCTTTTATATCGCAGTctgtcttgttttgttttagatCTTGCCCGTACATCAGCAGTCAGACGATGTCTCTCAGACTTTTGCTGGTCGCTAAGTTTTCGCAACAGCGACTGAAGTGTTTCCAGGTGTTGTTTTAATTTATCAACGTCTAGAAGAAGAATTCAAATTAAGCTGTATTTTAACGCtgctctatatatataaatagaaaatattgattttattggTCTTATTACTCATCTTTAACATTGTTGAAATGCTTTGAATTAACACAGTTagattatcattattatcagcTTTGAATAAGATCGTGATACGTACCCCGAAGGTATGATTTCCGCAGTTGCTTGTCGACATAATCTTGCTGTTTGACGATCTTTCTGAATATTGTCTCTTCTCGCTCGTGCTATCAATAAAATAGTAATTAAATCAGACGTATTGTTAGCATATCGCGAAGaaataattgacattttaaGTCATAGTGACAGCACTGAAGGACTTTATATGCGAAACTTGAATCATGGAGATAGCAAAATGAATGATGGCAGAAGAAAAGAACCAAGGAAAACCCCGGCGGGAGGACAAATGTAGAAATCTTTTTACATAAAAGATTAATTCTATATATACGTAAGTTATTAGTCCCCTATCGGTGAAACCGGGGATACCATAGGTCCCCTCCGTCCGTCTTGTACGTACGCATGTACGTAACGCCAAAGATCATCAGAACTCTAGCGTCTTCATTCCTCAAAgtattttgatcaaacttcacacaatgataaaagacCGTAATATCTCAGAACCGTTCTAAGTTCAgttttttgggtcaaggtcactgctaATGTTTTAGTCGTGGCCGCAGGTAGGGAAATGTATTGCTTAAGATTGCTTATTGCTTATAGAAATAGCTGTTTATATCGATAATTCACTGATGACACAGATACCGTTATTTCCgtaaataacataatttctCTTAACACTAAAATAGCCAAGTAGTTGTACCAATTATAATGGACCCTAGCAAACTGGTGATAAGTTGTTTACGAGCTAGGAAATCCATTATCTGTGTAATTGATTCAATTTCACTTATTTCCTTATTGTAAAGTATCGATAGAGTTTTGTGACCCGCTTTGAGACATGTATGAACTTCAAATTATTGTTTTGTCTGCCTACCTCGGTCGCTATTGGACTGGTTTCGTGTGTTGATAAACTTGACTGACTTGCATTTTCCTTTTGGGATGTAAATGTCCGTTTCTTCTGTTCGCCATCTGAAAAAAAGCAGATATAGTATTTAAATCTCGTGTGAATTGTAAACAAGACACATCTGTTTTTATGTTATTGTATAGACGTGGCGAAAGTGACTAGAAGAGAACCATCAGCATAAAAAGTAACTGGAGTGTATATGTAGCATACGGTTTGTTCTCATGACAAGGGGTGTACAATGAATGTAATAACTAGGAAAATGGCGTATCTAAAGGTATGTTAATGTGTAACTGATCTCAACAACAATATGATAAGGAATTATCATCATGCACAATGTAATAACTTGCAGGCCAAATATCGATGATCGTACAAGTATGTATACCGTTACATTATAACCGTTGTTTCTTATTGTCTCATCAAGATCTTTTGTATATCTTCATTGGTCATTTTATCAACTTAAAGGAAATTAAAGGCATTCTATGATCATAGTCATGAAAATAAAGTTACCAAATTAAAATTAGTTACTAAATTATCTTCAATTAATATGTAAACCCAGTTACTATTCTATAGAACTAACGTTAAACAGGCGCAATAGTCATAATGCTGATAGAGCATTTTGTCCCTATCATTTAGCATATTTATAACTGCATTTGTAAGAATGGATTAAGGTACCAGACATTATTTATCACAATTCTAGTCCTTTCCGCGACACAGTTATACTCGGCATTTCCTTTCTTAAGGACTATGTACTGTTTCATTTGAGAATCGGCCGTTGTAGGTTTTGATTCCAGAAAATCTCGTTTTGAAGATGTTGTTGGTAAACATATTCTTATCCTTACAATACTAACaacattaattaataattgGGTCAGGGCCTTAATTGCCATGCTATCAAATGACCAGAAATAGTTATTTTAACCAGGGCTGAGccattatatcaaatataaataagTTTCACGTGTTTCATACTGTTTTCGTTCTTGTCAtgcattattattataatacgtTACTGATaacagacaaaaggcgatcacTGTGATATAAGAGACCGTTACCGAAGGTGAGACATTTTATGTTTGACCAAGagtagtgataacaagaattccccggaagtggatgtgtcgccttCACAGCAAGCTagaatttgaattaaaaaaacagCTTGGATATTCATTGCATCTATTCCAAGTATAATTTATATGATTATCATTTGCCGGATGGATTTCCCATACAATGAATGAACACGGCGATACAAAAATTGGAAATATATAGATCCATCAGTTTTAAGTAAAACTTTCCGATCAGTACAAATATTTgcagaatttgaaaaaaatcaaactgatCTGCTTTGCAAATCAAAAAGTTTCATGcaaaatttaattgtttttcatacagaaaccagaaagcactatatgaagttttaggttgattgacccaaagggaactggacagattttctatttattaacattgacctttgacccttgaACCtaaaaagcaatcccaagcaagcacttttgataAGGAAGTACTATA
This genomic interval carries:
- the LOC117332511 gene encoding uncharacterized protein LOC117332511, translated to MSLTRKSFNKNGSIDKNSTLSRPRHEHTSNVLTNSSEGSLSQEKSNFNPPDSLQESNTCLVTQLDQAPPITGIKARPSPVQPNAHVVDQPAPMPPGTQEMSASMQPSIRVDGRAAGPTHLVQSSTCFNKRTNGCVQSSSCVEEGSSRAHINRLEVSSEAGPSLQVYKISSLSKAGLNTQQFDGKKTSKTASHLVARKQNVPPSLKAKDSFSRTVITPSVRMCTPAPGTKPATAKSKPRFMPPVVVKPQLNSSTIMSSSPPPSNRQIPPYDRMFKSPTLQNSTAVDNISPSTASCSDVFPVKSKEISRRIQQRRLLAESQRHQTTEYEVPDPVSKHLREPHTKHVEVPQVTAVFQEPEEPYNTQLHPKYPSLGTLIDRGVLIPAKGCLVTESQHGRYVGSLMESGLIRGPGGEVFKTPVQWVSAVNDGVLVKKRRAYREVFYQGKPLLSFVDPCYLPEIDLTKTIDEPVSKRGPDDEVMKSSVCVPKTHTFDLETLLRNCTVRIISDNEIVPSSDLPENFWSAEFSNVRIPKSIQEQIDCW